Proteins co-encoded in one Cupriavidus nantongensis genomic window:
- a CDS encoding NYN domain-containing protein → MTNSPRQGTATLAVLIDADNAAPAIVEGLLAEVAKYGVAAVKRIYGDWTRPNLAGWKERLLSHSIQPIQQFRYTVGKNATDSAMIIDAMDLLYTGRFDGFCIVSSDSDFTRLASRIREQGLIVYGFGERKTPKPFVTACDKFIYSDVLRAEVDTDGADGTDGAAAPTRKRSTGELRQDSRLVRLLQNAAQAVSDEDGWLTLGSMGNHIAKQAPEFDSRNYGYGKLSELVVATGLFEVETRNGGNNKTIWVRLKKRAKGGEPQQQQRAAQPPAQHAEPARRQPAPAPAEAPEPARGVEPLPTPETVTPEAEAPAQAEPPFVAADAVQSEPEPQPVPPLEAAPQPDPQPQAGSRTSARKRAARRPEVTLSETPWPIDQSVFAAPGTTVLTATVEAEPQPAAVEPEAAPAPAPARKTRKRPSKKAE, encoded by the coding sequence ATGACCAATTCCCCCCGCCAGGGCACAGCGACCCTGGCCGTGCTGATCGACGCCGACAACGCGGCGCCCGCCATCGTCGAAGGCCTGCTGGCCGAGGTCGCCAAGTACGGCGTGGCCGCCGTCAAGCGCATCTACGGCGACTGGACCCGGCCCAACCTGGCCGGCTGGAAGGAGCGGCTGCTGTCGCACTCGATCCAGCCGATCCAGCAGTTCCGCTACACCGTCGGCAAGAACGCGACCGACAGCGCGATGATCATCGATGCCATGGACCTGCTCTACACCGGGCGCTTCGATGGCTTCTGCATCGTCTCCAGCGACAGCGACTTCACCCGGCTGGCCTCGCGCATCCGCGAGCAGGGCCTGATCGTGTACGGCTTTGGCGAGCGCAAGACGCCCAAGCCGTTCGTCACCGCGTGCGACAAGTTCATCTATTCCGACGTGCTGCGCGCCGAAGTCGACACCGACGGCGCTGACGGGACCGACGGCGCCGCCGCGCCCACGCGCAAGCGTAGCACCGGCGAGCTGCGCCAGGATTCGCGCCTGGTGCGCCTGCTGCAGAACGCGGCGCAGGCGGTGTCGGACGAAGACGGCTGGCTGACGCTGGGCAGCATGGGCAACCACATCGCCAAGCAGGCGCCGGAATTCGACTCGCGCAACTACGGCTACGGCAAGCTGTCGGAGCTGGTCGTGGCGACCGGCCTGTTCGAGGTCGAGACCCGCAACGGCGGCAACAACAAGACCATCTGGGTGCGGCTGAAGAAGCGCGCCAAGGGCGGCGAGCCGCAGCAGCAACAGCGTGCGGCGCAGCCGCCGGCCCAGCACGCCGAGCCGGCGCGCCGCCAGCCCGCCCCGGCGCCGGCCGAAGCGCCGGAACCTGCGCGCGGGGTCGAACCGCTGCCCACGCCGGAGACCGTTACCCCCGAAGCCGAGGCGCCGGCGCAAGCCGAGCCGCCCTTTGTCGCGGCCGACGCGGTGCAGTCAGAGCCCGAGCCGCAACCAGTGCCGCCGCTGGAAGCCGCGCCGCAGCCGGATCCGCAACCGCAGGCGGGCAGCCGCACCAGCGCGCGCAAGCGCGCGGCGCGACGCCCGGAGGTGACGCTGAGCGAGACGCCGTGGCCGATCGACCAGTCGGTATTCGCCGCGCCGGGCACGACCGTGCTGACGGCGACCGTGGAGGCGGAACCGCAGCCGGCCGCTGTCGAACCCGAAGCCGCACCGGCGCCGGCACCGGCGCGCAAGACGCGCAAGCGTCCGAGCAAGAAGGCAGAGTAA
- a CDS encoding indolepyruvate ferredoxin oxidoreductase family protein yields MNAPLTSPVSDAIRQALANVSLEDKYTLERGRIYISGTQALVRLPMLQQERDHAAGLNTAGFISGYRGSPLGALDQSLWKAKKHLAAHNIVFQAGLNEDLAATSVWGSQQVNMYPDAKFDGVFGMWYGKGPGVDRTGDVFKHANSAGSSQHGGVLVLAGDDHSAKSSTLAHQSEHIFKACGLPVLYPSNVQEYLDYGLHGWAMSRYSGLWVAMKCVTDVVESSASVELDPHRVQIALPGDFIMPPGGLNIRWPDPPLEQEARLLDYKWYAGLAYVRANKLDRIEIDSPHARFGIMTGGKAYLDTRQALADLGLDDATCAQIGIRLYKVGCVWPLEAHGARAFAEGLQEILVVEEKRQIMEYALKEELYNWRDDVRPKVYGKFDEKDNAGGEWSIPQGHWLLPAHYELSPAIIAKAIATRLDKFDLPVDVRARITARLAIIEAKEKALATPRVVGQGKDQPKAERKPWFCSGCPHNTSTNVPEGSRALAGIGCHYMTVWMDRSTSTFSQMGGEGVAWIGQAPFAGDKHVFANLGDGTYFHSGLLAIRASIAAGVNITYKILYNDAVAMTGGQPVDGQLSVQDIAWQVHSEGAKQIVIVSDQPEKYNAAIKLPAGIDIHHRDQLDRVQRELREVPGCTILIYDQTCATEKRRRRKRGTMEDPPRRAFINDAVCEGCGDCSVKSNCLSVEPLETEFGTKRQINQSSCNKDFSCVNGFCPSFVTAEGAQVRKPEQHGVSMDSLPPLPEPQLPAIRRAYGILVTGVGGTGVVTIGGLLGMAAHLENKGVTVLDMAGLAQKGGAVLSHVQLAARPDDLHATRIAMGEADLVIGCDAIVSASDEVISKTQAGRTRAVVNTAQTPTADFIKNPKWQFPGLSAEQDVRNAVGEKCDFINASGLAVALLGDAIYTNPLVLGYAWQKGWIPLTLQALERAIELNGVAVEKNKAAFDWGRHMAHDPEHVLSLSGKLRSTAEGAAVVKLPASTGALLDKLIARRVEHLTAYQDAAYAGRYREAIERVRAAESALLGSGKALPLTEAAARNLAKLMAYKDEYEVARLYTDPAFLDKLRAQFEGEPGRDYQLNFWLAPPLNAKRDDKGQLVKRKFGPSTMKLFRVLAKLKGLRGGIFDIFGKTEERRTERALIGEYRALLDEVVAGLNAANHDTAVALANLPDDIRGFGHVKENNLKAVRARWAKLLEQFRHPETAQRAA; encoded by the coding sequence ATGAATGCCCCCCTGACCTCGCCGGTCAGCGACGCCATCCGCCAGGCGCTCGCCAACGTTTCCCTCGAAGATAAATACACGCTCGAACGCGGCCGCATCTATATCAGCGGCACGCAGGCGCTGGTGCGCCTGCCGATGCTGCAGCAGGAGCGCGACCACGCCGCCGGGCTGAATACCGCCGGCTTTATCTCCGGCTATCGCGGCTCGCCGCTGGGCGCGCTCGACCAGTCGCTGTGGAAGGCCAAGAAGCACCTCGCCGCGCACAATATCGTGTTCCAGGCCGGCCTGAATGAAGACCTCGCCGCGACCTCGGTGTGGGGCTCGCAGCAGGTCAACATGTACCCCGACGCAAAGTTCGACGGGGTCTTCGGCATGTGGTACGGCAAGGGGCCGGGCGTGGACCGCACCGGCGACGTGTTCAAGCACGCCAATTCCGCGGGTTCCTCGCAGCACGGCGGCGTGCTGGTGCTGGCCGGCGACGACCATTCGGCCAAGTCGTCGACGCTCGCCCACCAGTCCGAGCACATCTTCAAGGCCTGCGGCCTGCCAGTGCTGTATCCGTCCAACGTGCAGGAGTACCTGGACTACGGCCTGCATGGCTGGGCCATGAGCCGCTACTCCGGGCTATGGGTGGCGATGAAGTGCGTCACCGACGTGGTCGAATCGTCGGCCTCGGTAGAGCTGGACCCGCATCGCGTGCAGATCGCGCTGCCGGGGGACTTCATCATGCCGCCGGGCGGCCTCAACATCCGCTGGCCCGATCCGCCGCTGGAGCAGGAAGCGCGGCTGCTCGACTACAAGTGGTACGCCGGGCTGGCCTATGTGCGTGCCAACAAGCTGGACCGCATCGAGATCGACTCGCCGCATGCGCGCTTCGGCATCATGACCGGCGGCAAAGCCTACCTGGACACGCGCCAGGCGCTGGCCGACCTGGGCCTGGACGATGCCACCTGCGCGCAGATCGGCATCCGGCTGTACAAGGTGGGCTGCGTGTGGCCGCTGGAAGCGCATGGCGCGCGCGCCTTTGCCGAGGGGCTGCAGGAAATCCTGGTGGTCGAAGAGAAGCGCCAGATCATGGAGTACGCGCTCAAGGAAGAGCTGTACAACTGGCGCGACGATGTCCGCCCCAAGGTCTACGGCAAGTTCGACGAGAAGGACAACGCCGGCGGCGAATGGTCGATCCCGCAGGGCCACTGGCTGCTGCCGGCGCATTATGAGCTGTCGCCGGCGATCATCGCCAAGGCCATCGCCACGCGCCTGGACAAGTTCGACCTGCCGGTGGACGTGCGCGCGCGCATCACCGCGCGCCTGGCCATCATCGAGGCCAAGGAAAAGGCGCTGGCCACGCCGCGCGTGGTCGGCCAGGGCAAGGACCAGCCGAAGGCCGAGCGCAAGCCGTGGTTCTGCTCGGGCTGCCCGCACAATACCTCGACCAACGTGCCCGAGGGCTCGCGCGCGCTGGCTGGCATCGGCTGCCACTACATGACGGTATGGATGGACCGCAGCACCAGCACCTTCAGCCAGATGGGCGGCGAAGGCGTGGCGTGGATCGGCCAGGCGCCGTTTGCCGGCGACAAGCATGTGTTCGCCAACCTGGGCGACGGCACCTACTTCCATTCCGGGCTGCTGGCGATCCGCGCGTCGATCGCCGCGGGCGTCAACATCACCTACAAGATCCTGTACAACGACGCGGTGGCGATGACCGGTGGCCAGCCGGTCGACGGCCAGCTGTCGGTGCAGGACATCGCCTGGCAGGTGCACAGCGAGGGCGCGAAGCAGATCGTCATCGTCAGCGACCAGCCCGAGAAGTACAACGCGGCGATCAAGCTGCCGGCAGGCATCGACATCCACCACCGCGACCAGCTCGACCGCGTGCAGCGCGAATTGCGCGAGGTGCCGGGCTGCACCATCCTGATCTACGACCAGACCTGCGCCACCGAGAAGCGCCGCCGCCGCAAGCGCGGCACGATGGAAGACCCGCCGCGCCGCGCCTTTATCAATGACGCGGTGTGCGAGGGCTGCGGCGACTGCTCGGTCAAGTCCAACTGCCTGTCGGTGGAACCGCTGGAAACCGAGTTCGGCACCAAGCGGCAGATCAACCAGTCGTCGTGCAACAAGGACTTCTCGTGCGTGAACGGCTTCTGCCCCAGCTTTGTCACGGCCGAGGGCGCGCAGGTGCGCAAGCCCGAGCAGCACGGCGTGTCGATGGACAGCCTGCCGCCGCTGCCTGAGCCGCAACTGCCGGCGATCCGCCGCGCCTACGGCATCCTGGTCACCGGCGTCGGCGGCACCGGCGTGGTGACCATCGGCGGCCTGCTCGGCATGGCCGCGCATCTGGAGAACAAGGGCGTCACCGTACTCGACATGGCCGGGCTGGCGCAGAAGGGCGGCGCAGTTCTGTCGCACGTGCAGCTGGCCGCGCGCCCCGACGACCTGCATGCCACCCGCATCGCCATGGGTGAGGCCGACCTGGTGATCGGCTGCGACGCCATCGTGTCGGCCTCCGACGAGGTCATCTCCAAAACCCAGGCCGGCCGCACCCGCGCCGTGGTCAACACCGCGCAAACCCCGACCGCCGACTTCATCAAGAACCCGAAGTGGCAGTTCCCGGGCCTGTCGGCCGAGCAGGACGTGCGCAATGCGGTGGGCGAGAAGTGCGACTTCATCAATGCCTCGGGCCTGGCCGTGGCACTGCTGGGCGATGCCATCTACACCAACCCGCTGGTGCTCGGATACGCCTGGCAGAAGGGCTGGATCCCGCTGACGCTGCAGGCGCTGGAGCGCGCCATCGAGCTGAACGGGGTGGCGGTGGAAAAGAACAAGGCCGCGTTCGACTGGGGCCGCCATATGGCGCACGACCCGGAGCACGTGCTGTCGCTGAGCGGCAAGCTCAGGAGCACCGCCGAAGGCGCGGCCGTGGTCAAGCTGCCGGCATCGACCGGCGCCCTGCTCGACAAGCTGATCGCGCGCCGCGTGGAACACCTGACGGCGTACCAGGATGCGGCTTATGCCGGCCGCTACCGCGAAGCGATCGAGCGCGTGCGCGCGGCCGAGAGCGCGCTGCTGGGCAGCGGCAAGGCCCTGCCGCTGACCGAGGCGGCGGCACGCAACCTGGCCAAGCTGATGGCGTACAAGGACGAGTACGAAGTGGCGCGCCTCTATACGGACCCGGCCTTCCTCGACAAGCTGCGCGCGCAGTTCGAGGGCGAACCCGGCCGCGACTACCAGCTCAACTTCTGGCTGGCGCCGCCGCTGAACGCGAAGCGCGACGACAAGGGCCAGCTGGTCAAGCGCAAGTTCGGCCCGTCGACGATGAAGCTGTTCCGCGTGCTGGCAAAGCTGAAGGGACTGCGTGGCGGCATCTTCGACATCTTCGGCAAGACCGAGGAACGCCGCACCGAGCGCGCGCTGATCGGCGAGTACCGCGCCTTGCTGGATGAGGTGGTGGCTGGCCTGAATGCCGCCAACCACGACACCGCGGTGGCGCTGGCCAATCTGCCCGACGATATCCGCGGCTTCGGCCACGTGAAGGAAAACAACCTGAAGGCGGTGCGGGCGCGCTGGGCGAAGCTGCTGGAGCAGTTCCGGCATCCGGAGACGGCGCAGCGGGCGGCTTGA
- a CDS encoding HD domain-containing protein, with protein MSDPHTPARATFSHMEHGTRDDWAAISAEFMPFARALPDRVLAHLRLLDGDCGGFPVDRLTHSLQTATLAHRDGQNEEYVVCALLHDIGDTLGSFNHPDIAAAILKPFVSAENLWMVEKHGVFQGYYFFHHLGLDRNLREQYRNQPELFERTAEFCRKYDAAAFMTDYDTLPLSFFEPMVRRVLAQPRNSMYVKPGETTLAQA; from the coding sequence ATGAGCGACCCCCATACGCCGGCACGCGCCACCTTCAGCCATATGGAACACGGCACCCGCGACGACTGGGCCGCGATCTCGGCCGAGTTCATGCCGTTCGCCCGGGCGCTGCCTGACCGCGTGCTGGCGCACCTGCGCCTGCTCGACGGCGACTGCGGCGGCTTCCCGGTGGACCGGCTCACGCATTCGCTGCAGACCGCGACGCTGGCCCACCGCGACGGCCAGAACGAGGAATACGTGGTCTGCGCGCTGCTGCACGATATCGGCGATACGCTGGGCAGCTTCAACCATCCCGACATCGCCGCCGCCATCCTCAAGCCCTTCGTCAGCGCCGAGAACCTGTGGATGGTGGAAAAACACGGCGTGTTCCAGGGCTACTACTTCTTCCATCATCTCGGCCTCGACCGCAACCTGCGCGAGCAATACCGCAACCAGCCCGAGCTGTTCGAGCGCACCGCGGAGTTCTGCCGCAAGTACGACGCCGCCGCCTTCATGACCGACTACGACACGCTGCCGCTGTCGTTCTTCGAGCCGATGGTGCGAAGGGTGCTGGCGCAGCCGAGGAACTCGATGTATGTGAAGCCGGGAGAGACGACGCTGGCGCAGGCGTAA